A stretch of Panthera tigris isolate Pti1 chromosome E2, P.tigris_Pti1_mat1.1, whole genome shotgun sequence DNA encodes these proteins:
- the ZNF829 gene encoding zinc finger protein 829 isoform X4 has protein sequence MCETKILSLKKRHFSQVIFTHEDMPTFIQPTFLTPHQKTVNEEKPCECKICGKAFNQNSQFIQHQRTHSAEKNYKCKECGKSFSRGSLVTRHQRIHTGEKPYECKECGKAFSCSSYFSQHQRIHTGEKPYECKECGKAFNYCSNLNDHQRIHTGEKPYECKVCGKAFTKSSQLFPHLRIHTGEKPYECKECGKAFTQHSRLIQHQRIHTGEKPYECKECGKAFSSASTLTNHHRIHAGKKLYECKECGKAFIQSSELIQHQRIHTDEKPYECNECGKAFNKGSNLTRHQRIHTGEKPFDCKECGKAFGSRSDLIRHEGIHTG, from the coding sequence ATGTGTGAGACCAAGATATTATCTCTAAAGAAGAGACATTTTAGTCAAGTAATATTTACCCATGAAGACATGCCCACTTTTATTCAGCCCACATTCCTCACTCCACATCAAAAAACTGTTAATGAAGAGAAACCCTGTGAATGTAAGATATGTGGAAAGGCCTTTAATCAGAACTCACAATTTATTCAACATCAGAGAACTCATTCTGCTGAAAAAAACTACAAATGTAAAGAGTGTGGGAAATCCTTTAGTCGTGGCTCGCTTGTTACTCGACATCAGAGGATTCATACTGGTgaaaaaccctatgaatgtaaggaatgtggcaaGGCTTTTAGTTGTAGTTCATATTTTTCTCAACATCAGAGGATTCACactggtgagaaaccctatgaatgtaaggaatgtggaaaagcctttaatTATTGCTCAAACCTCAACgatcatcagagaattcacactggtgagaaaccctatgaatgtaaagtatgtggaaaagcctttactAAGAGTTCACAGCTCTTTCCACATCtgagaattcatactggtgagaaaccttatgaatgtaaagaatgtgggaaagcctttactCAACACTCAAGGCTTATTCAACATCAGAGAAtacatactggtgagaaaccttatgaatgtaaggaatgtgggaaggcctttagtAGTGCCTCAACACTTACTAACCATCACAGAATTCATGCAGGCAAGAAACtctatgaatgtaaggaatgtggaaagGCCTTTATTCAGAGCTCAGAACTTATTCAACATCAGAGAATCCATACAGATgaaaaaccttatgaatgtaatgaatgtgggaaggcctttaaTAAAGGTTCAAACCTTACTAGACATCAAAGAATTCACACTGGTGAGAAACCCTTTGACTGTAAGGAATGCGGAAAGGCCTTTGGTAGTCGTTCTGACCTTATTCGCCATGAAGGAATTCATACTGGGTGA
- the ZNF829 gene encoding zinc finger protein 829 isoform X3, producing MVERELTRGLCSDLESMCETKILSLKKRHFSQVIFTHEDMPTFIQPTFLTPHQKTVNEEKPCECKICGKAFNQNSQFIQHQRTHSAEKNYKCKECGKSFSRGSLVTRHQRIHTGEKPYECKECGKAFSCSSYFSQHQRIHTGEKPYECKECGKAFNYCSNLNDHQRIHTGEKPYECKVCGKAFTKSSQLFPHLRIHTGEKPYECKECGKAFTQHSRLIQHQRIHTGEKPYECKECGKAFSSASTLTNHHRIHAGKKLYECKECGKAFIQSSELIQHQRIHTDEKPYECNECGKAFNKGSNLTRHQRIHTGEKPFDCKECGKAFGSRSDLIRHEGIHTG from the coding sequence atctGGAATCCATGTGTGAGACCAAGATATTATCTCTAAAGAAGAGACATTTTAGTCAAGTAATATTTACCCATGAAGACATGCCCACTTTTATTCAGCCCACATTCCTCACTCCACATCAAAAAACTGTTAATGAAGAGAAACCCTGTGAATGTAAGATATGTGGAAAGGCCTTTAATCAGAACTCACAATTTATTCAACATCAGAGAACTCATTCTGCTGAAAAAAACTACAAATGTAAAGAGTGTGGGAAATCCTTTAGTCGTGGCTCGCTTGTTACTCGACATCAGAGGATTCATACTGGTgaaaaaccctatgaatgtaaggaatgtggcaaGGCTTTTAGTTGTAGTTCATATTTTTCTCAACATCAGAGGATTCACactggtgagaaaccctatgaatgtaaggaatgtggaaaagcctttaatTATTGCTCAAACCTCAACgatcatcagagaattcacactggtgagaaaccctatgaatgtaaagtatgtggaaaagcctttactAAGAGTTCACAGCTCTTTCCACATCtgagaattcatactggtgagaaaccttatgaatgtaaagaatgtgggaaagcctttactCAACACTCAAGGCTTATTCAACATCAGAGAAtacatactggtgagaaaccttatgaatgtaaggaatgtgggaaggcctttagtAGTGCCTCAACACTTACTAACCATCACAGAATTCATGCAGGCAAGAAACtctatgaatgtaaggaatgtggaaagGCCTTTATTCAGAGCTCAGAACTTATTCAACATCAGAGAATCCATACAGATgaaaaaccttatgaatgtaatgaatgtgggaaggcctttaaTAAAGGTTCAAACCTTACTAGACATCAAAGAATTCACACTGGTGAGAAACCCTTTGACTGTAAGGAATGCGGAAAGGCCTTTGGTAGTCGTTCTGACCTTATTCGCCATGAAGGAATTCATACTGGGTGA